The following coding sequences lie in one Pseudomonas svalbardensis genomic window:
- a CDS encoding amidase: protein MIRVDDLSLVEMASLIRHSTLTSEAITRHYLQALKERNPAVNAVIQKYTDEAILAQAREADAAVSRGQSLGPLHGVPITIKDVLHVEGYRLSRGLTEFLGDASQKDATAVARLRAAGAIIIGLTNVPELCMAFETDNFVYGLTRNPHNLNRSAGGSSGGEGAAIAAGISPAGLASDASGSVRVPAHFNGVCGFKLTQGRVPLTGQFPRERSGLFHHTSSFGVMGRYVADVEVMGRLITGPDGHDPDTVDVPWQGLDKPLDQLRVAFLYETSRVSPSPAVARTLDTVRELTGKIVASISDEEPPMLEESCDVLWRLFITGGDSARGWKQLFSDIGKKSFTPALNTLVAMSEEVECSIDQVKLDWNNLDRMRYQLAAFFRTHDLLITPVHPTVAFEHGHSLNDRHQYGYVFPFSLSGSPVLVIRAGVDEASGLPIGIQIVAPHWQEARLIEFGKRLEAALPKWQAVIPAQ from the coding sequence ATGATTCGCGTAGACGATCTCTCCCTGGTTGAAATGGCCTCGCTGATCCGTCATTCAACCCTGACCAGCGAAGCCATCACCCGCCACTACTTGCAGGCCTTGAAAGAACGCAACCCTGCTGTCAACGCGGTGATCCAGAAGTACACCGACGAAGCGATCCTTGCGCAGGCCCGCGAGGCCGACGCCGCGGTTTCCCGGGGTCAGTCTCTGGGGCCGCTGCACGGTGTGCCGATCACCATCAAGGACGTGTTGCATGTCGAAGGTTATCGGCTGTCGCGCGGGCTCACCGAGTTTCTCGGTGACGCCAGTCAGAAAGATGCCACTGCCGTTGCCCGCCTGCGTGCTGCGGGAGCAATCATCATCGGGCTGACCAACGTACCCGAACTGTGCATGGCCTTTGAAACCGACAACTTCGTCTATGGCCTGACCCGCAATCCCCACAACCTGAACCGTTCCGCCGGCGGCAGCAGCGGTGGCGAAGGCGCCGCTATTGCCGCCGGAATTTCCCCGGCGGGCCTGGCGTCGGATGCCAGCGGCAGCGTGCGGGTTCCGGCGCACTTCAACGGGGTCTGCGGCTTCAAACTGACGCAAGGCCGAGTGCCGTTGACCGGACAGTTTCCACGCGAGCGCTCCGGGCTCTTTCACCACACCTCCAGCTTCGGAGTGATGGGTCGTTATGTCGCAGACGTCGAAGTCATGGGCCGACTCATCACCGGGCCCGACGGTCATGACCCGGACACCGTCGACGTGCCCTGGCAAGGACTGGATAAACCGCTGGATCAGCTGCGGGTGGCATTCCTGTATGAAACCTCACGGGTTTCACCGTCGCCCGCCGTCGCCCGCACGCTGGATACGGTACGCGAGCTGACCGGCAAGATAGTCGCCAGCATCAGCGACGAAGAGCCGCCGATGCTCGAAGAATCTTGCGATGTGCTGTGGCGTCTGTTCATCACTGGCGGCGATTCGGCCAGGGGCTGGAAACAGTTGTTCAGCGACATTGGCAAGAAGTCCTTCACCCCGGCCCTCAACACTCTGGTGGCCATGAGCGAGGAAGTCGAATGCAGCATCGACCAGGTGAAGCTCGACTGGAACAACCTTGATCGCATGCGCTACCAGCTGGCGGCGTTCTTCAGAACTCATGACCTGCTGATCACGCCGGTCCACCCCACGGTCGCGTTCGAGCATGGCCACTCCCTGAACGATCGTCACCAATATGGCTACGTGTTCCCGTTCAGCCTGTCCGGGTCACCGGTGCTGGTCATTCGGGCCGGGGTCGATGAAGCCAGCGGTTTGCCGATCGGTATCCAGATCGTCGCCCCGCACTGGCAGGAGGCGCGGCTGATCGAGTTCGGCAAGCGCCTGGAGGCCGCCTTGCCAAAATGGCAGGCGGTGATTCCCGCTCAGTAA
- a CDS encoding aspartate aminotransferase family protein produces MLLNSLVDDCYKHWTPSAAKLYRIANTGIERSAEGAIVTDHRGKHFIDCACSYGIFLVGHQNPLVKYSSQRQLNRMAWQPEGLTHDSQHQLSETLKRLAPGEWGDVRYTMTGAEAIEQTLRYVLKRQLPRKRIVVMRNAYHGKTLTTMAILGQQYQSNQHGLNRLTVDFIPYGDFAALEHAITDQVAAVYIEPILGGAYLTLPEVGYNTRIRELCSAHGCLMIADEIQTAFGRCGKWFAVDYDNVVPDIMVLSKGLTGGYAAIAAVMYSRALIEQLPLDPLEDQVCGQGGLPYACETALAAIHAIEDGQLIEKSRAASTQLCRGLQLLAEAYPQIISDAPAIGLMTGLRLKGAVWESLIGMELTKRGVHAGHSLNEKASAPVLRFYPPLTISTGEISQVLKALEESLEAVASKPRWMLKLMTPIIRNLYRLPYAMTPRSADQ; encoded by the coding sequence ATGCTGCTTAACAGCCTGGTGGATGACTGCTACAAACACTGGACGCCCTCGGCGGCCAAGCTTTATCGAATCGCTAATACCGGAATCGAACGCTCCGCCGAAGGTGCGATCGTCACCGACCATCGCGGCAAGCATTTCATCGATTGTGCGTGCAGCTATGGAATATTTCTGGTCGGCCACCAGAACCCTCTGGTCAAGTACTCCAGCCAGCGTCAGTTGAACCGGATGGCCTGGCAGCCCGAAGGGCTGACCCACGACTCGCAACACCAGTTGAGTGAGACCCTCAAGCGTCTGGCACCCGGCGAGTGGGGCGATGTGCGCTACACCATGACCGGTGCCGAAGCCATCGAGCAAACCTTGCGCTACGTGCTCAAACGGCAGTTGCCGCGCAAACGGATCGTGGTCATGCGCAATGCCTACCATGGCAAGACCCTGACCACGATGGCGATCCTCGGCCAGCAGTACCAGAGCAACCAGCATGGCCTGAACCGCCTGACGGTCGACTTCATTCCCTACGGAGACTTCGCCGCACTGGAACACGCCATCACCGACCAGGTGGCGGCGGTCTACATCGAGCCGATCCTCGGCGGCGCCTACCTGACCCTGCCCGAGGTCGGCTACAACACGCGGATCCGCGAATTGTGCAGCGCCCACGGCTGCCTGATGATCGCCGATGAAATCCAGACGGCGTTCGGTCGCTGCGGTAAATGGTTCGCCGTCGATTACGACAATGTGGTGCCCGACATCATGGTGCTTTCCAAGGGCTTGACCGGCGGCTACGCAGCCATCGCGGCGGTGATGTACAGCCGCGCCTTGATCGAACAGTTGCCACTCGACCCTCTTGAAGATCAAGTCTGCGGCCAGGGTGGCTTGCCTTATGCCTGTGAAACGGCCCTGGCCGCAATCCATGCGATTGAAGACGGCCAACTGATCGAAAAATCCCGGGCTGCCAGCACACAGCTGTGCCGGGGATTGCAGCTACTGGCCGAAGCCTACCCGCAGATCATCAGCGACGCGCCAGCGATTGGCCTGATGACCGGTTTGCGCCTCAAGGGCGCGGTGTGGGAGAGCTTGATCGGCATGGAACTGACCAAACGCGGGGTTCACGCCGGGCACTCGTTGAACGAAAAAGCCTCGGCTCCGGTGTTGCGTTTCTATCCACCGCTGACCATCAGCACCGGGGAAATCAGCCAGGTCCTCAAGGCCCTGGAAGAATCGCTCGAAGCCGTTGCCAGCAAGCCGCGCTGGATGCTCAAACTGATGACTCCGATCATCCGTAACCTCTACCGCCTCCCTTACGCCATGACCCCACGGAGCGCAGACCAATGA
- a CDS encoding aminotransferase class III-fold pyridoxal phosphate-dependent enzyme, translating into MTNHPGQTWAVEGQYESFIDNHGHQLIDLSGGFGLQVPEVVQAVSRQVDKIGLSNRVLLSAPLIELCKQLSDFMPEGLENSYVCNSGDEAFEGALKLARSINPHRRTVIAVGGVAYGSLSYGRYLSAPEHYPESGGFLGIKVVHVDSAHDLPDMAIWQDCFALCYGPLRTAANGLLEAVDPMLIASLERIANSQRIATLFNDVDTCLGSVGHLLSQSLSGARPDIVVLGKSLGGGCIPIGTYTCSHALAYKAYGKVSPAKHGSTTAGNPPSCIAARTALRYAQEKRLDQRSLDNGKALATELADFSARAIGGIVKVPLASTEQAIEAQRALYAAGVHIRRPSGRELLLRCPLVARTERVVDAARLIKRTLQYAA; encoded by the coding sequence ATGACGAATCACCCAGGTCAGACCTGGGCTGTCGAAGGCCAGTACGAAAGCTTCATCGACAACCACGGCCATCAACTGATTGACCTCAGTGGCGGGTTCGGCCTGCAAGTACCCGAGGTGGTGCAAGCCGTGAGTCGGCAGGTCGATAAAATCGGCCTGTCCAACCGTGTCCTGCTGTCCGCGCCGTTGATCGAGTTGTGCAAGCAACTCAGCGACTTCATGCCCGAAGGGCTGGAGAACTCGTATGTCTGCAACTCCGGCGACGAGGCGTTTGAAGGTGCGCTGAAACTCGCACGCTCGATCAACCCCCATCGGCGTACGGTGATCGCCGTGGGTGGCGTGGCGTACGGCTCGTTGTCTTATGGACGCTACCTGAGCGCCCCCGAGCATTACCCGGAGTCCGGGGGATTTCTGGGGATCAAGGTGGTGCATGTCGACTCGGCGCACGACCTGCCGGACATGGCGATCTGGCAGGACTGTTTTGCCCTGTGCTACGGCCCGTTGCGCACGGCCGCCAACGGACTGCTGGAAGCGGTTGACCCGATGCTGATCGCCAGTCTGGAACGGATCGCCAACAGCCAGCGAATAGCGACCCTGTTCAACGACGTCGACACCTGTCTGGGTAGCGTCGGGCATCTGCTGTCGCAGAGTCTGTCCGGTGCGCGCCCGGACATCGTTGTTCTGGGCAAAAGCCTGGGCGGCGGCTGCATCCCCATCGGCACCTACACCTGCAGCCATGCGCTGGCCTACAAGGCCTACGGCAAAGTCTCGCCTGCCAAACACGGGAGCACCACCGCCGGTAACCCGCCATCGTGTATCGCGGCACGGACCGCCCTGCGCTATGCGCAGGAAAAGCGGCTGGACCAGCGCAGTCTCGACAACGGCAAGGCGCTGGCCACAGAGCTGGCCGACTTCAGTGCACGGGCCATCGGCGGCATCGTCAAGGTACCGCTGGCCAGCACTGAGCAAGCCATTGAGGCGCAACGGGCGCTGTACGCCGCCGGTGTGCATATTCGTCGGCCAAGCGGGCGTGAACTGCTCTTGCGTTGCCCATTGGTCGCGCGCACGGAGCGCGTCGTCGACGCCGCACGCCTTATAAAAAGGACCTTGCAATATGCTGCTTAA
- a CDS encoding TauD/TfdA family dioxygenase: MTQSTYQARVITDREYALSTDTAAVFEELSSAGVIIFRNCIQSLDEFGAFVKKHSSRLSLDPGRVIAKGVAQLVDAGTDAVGLHCENGNAPIWPDLTWFFCEIAPTKGSQTTLCDGVKVYQELSEEARQRFESSRIRYRRTVPGEKWRKIVCYYKPEIQQLEDASFEHLSEIIGQDPNTRMEYNPGTDCVAYAYSVPACQISSFCELPAFANSILGPSFNYEKPVIDFENGEEIPSELLAEITEITKRNTHTVGWQDLDLVMIDNRRVMHGRQAIIDDQRRIFNALSYR, translated from the coding sequence ATGACTCAATCTACTTATCAGGCGCGGGTCATCACCGATCGCGAGTATGCCTTGAGCACCGACACCGCGGCGGTTTTCGAAGAGCTCTCGAGCGCCGGCGTGATTATCTTCCGCAACTGCATCCAGTCTCTGGACGAGTTCGGTGCCTTCGTGAAAAAACACAGCTCGCGCCTTAGCCTGGACCCGGGTCGCGTGATCGCCAAAGGCGTCGCACAATTGGTGGACGCTGGCACCGATGCCGTAGGCCTGCACTGCGAAAACGGCAACGCGCCAATCTGGCCGGACCTGACATGGTTCTTCTGCGAAATCGCCCCCACCAAAGGTTCGCAAACCACCTTGTGCGATGGGGTGAAGGTCTACCAGGAACTCAGCGAAGAGGCCCGTCAGCGCTTCGAGAGCAGCCGTATCCGCTACCGCCGCACCGTGCCGGGCGAAAAGTGGCGCAAGATCGTCTGCTACTACAAACCGGAAATCCAGCAGCTGGAAGACGCCAGTTTCGAGCACCTGAGCGAGATCATCGGCCAGGACCCCAACACCCGGATGGAATACAACCCGGGCACCGATTGCGTGGCCTACGCCTACAGCGTCCCGGCGTGCCAAATCTCCAGTTTCTGTGAGCTCCCCGCTTTCGCCAACAGCATTCTCGGGCCGTCCTTCAACTACGAGAAACCGGTGATCGATTTCGAGAACGGCGAAGAGATTCCCTCCGAGCTGCTGGCGGAAATCACCGAAATCACCAAACGCAATACTCACACCGTGGGCTGGCAGGACCTGGACCTGGTGATGATCGACAACCGCCGGGTCATGCACGGCCGACAAGCGATCATCGATGACCAGCGTCGCATCTTCAATGCGCTGAGCTACCGGTAA
- a CDS encoding AMP-binding protein, with translation MTHFVERLLAQAQRTPDAVCVVDIPSAQGTGGRRLTYAQVLDHARQLGQHMNRQFPHEKRTIGIVMRNSSDWVIADFACLLFGFTSLPLPLGFSKYQAEHLAFECSGFLVDDKGLETLEKRWEIDLNASRLVHVPSALQTPIPVPEGPSFIDNADAEWICKVIHTSGTTSKPKGVKQSLDGLSAVLQSLLGVVPAAFQKRYLSVVPLSLLIEQVTAVYLPLLSGGTVYFLDEHTPLIGEAGYTTSAILAQLLKTRASAVTVPPMMLDVFLEVAEQNTDPELLSLLRNELYITAGGAPISSEKLQRLSAQGIEVHQGYGLSENGSVVSVNTPTHSKLGSVGKPLPHVQVRVTDQQRVEIKSTSMFRGYSWVDPSACSFTEDGWLRTGDIGELDDEGFLFITGREKNIICLPNGRNVSPEQIELEFKEQTGVNDALMFMTADGQLAIVLSVGPQFNHPQTQDWAQQRFSEVELPQTIWPLASDAPQLQSLYTLNGPARRAHATDLHRQTCTH, from the coding sequence ATGACGCATTTTGTCGAACGCTTGCTGGCCCAGGCCCAACGCACACCGGATGCCGTCTGCGTCGTCGACATTCCTTCGGCGCAAGGCACGGGCGGGCGCCGTCTGACCTACGCACAGGTGCTGGACCATGCCCGGCAGCTTGGGCAACACATGAACCGCCAGTTCCCCCACGAAAAGCGCACCATCGGCATCGTCATGCGCAACAGCAGCGACTGGGTCATTGCCGACTTCGCCTGTCTGCTCTTCGGCTTCACCTCCTTGCCGCTACCTTTGGGTTTCAGTAAGTACCAGGCCGAACACCTGGCCTTCGAATGTTCGGGCTTCCTGGTCGATGACAAAGGCCTGGAGACTCTGGAAAAGCGCTGGGAAATCGACCTCAACGCCAGCCGTCTGGTCCATGTACCCAGCGCACTTCAGACCCCGATTCCAGTGCCGGAGGGCCCAAGCTTCATCGACAACGCCGATGCTGAATGGATCTGCAAAGTCATCCACACCTCCGGCACCACCAGCAAGCCCAAAGGAGTGAAGCAAAGTCTGGACGGCCTGAGCGCCGTGCTGCAATCGCTACTCGGCGTGGTTCCGGCCGCCTTTCAGAAACGCTACCTGTCGGTGGTGCCGCTGAGCCTGTTGATCGAACAGGTCACGGCGGTCTACCTGCCGCTACTGTCCGGCGGCACGGTATATTTCCTGGACGAGCACACGCCGCTGATCGGCGAGGCTGGCTACACCACCTCGGCGATCCTTGCGCAACTGCTCAAAACCCGGGCGAGCGCGGTCACCGTACCGCCGATGATGCTCGACGTGTTCCTTGAAGTGGCCGAGCAAAACACCGACCCAGAGCTGCTGTCGTTGCTGCGCAACGAGTTGTACATCACCGCCGGTGGCGCTCCGATCAGCAGCGAAAAACTGCAACGCCTGAGCGCGCAGGGTATTGAGGTTCATCAGGGTTACGGGCTGAGCGAGAACGGTTCGGTGGTGAGCGTCAACACCCCTACCCACAGCAAGCTGGGCAGCGTTGGCAAACCCTTGCCTCACGTCCAGGTCCGGGTGACGGATCAGCAACGGGTAGAAATCAAAAGCACCTCAATGTTCCGGGGTTACTCCTGGGTCGATCCGAGTGCCTGTTCCTTCACCGAGGATGGCTGGCTACGCACAGGTGATATCGGCGAGCTCGATGACGAGGGCTTCCTGTTCATCACCGGACGCGAGAAAAACATCATCTGCCTGCCCAACGGCCGCAATGTGTCTCCGGAGCAAATCGAGCTGGAGTTCAAAGAGCAAACCGGCGTGAACGATGCGCTGATGTTCATGACCGCAGACGGTCAACTGGCGATCGTGCTCAGCGTCGGGCCGCAGTTCAACCACCCACAAACCCAGGACTGGGCGCAACAGCGCTTCTCGGAAGTCGAGCTGCCGCAGACCATCTGGCCACTGGCGTCGGACGCCCCGCAGTTGCAAAGCCTCTATACCCTCAACGGCCCGGCCCGTAGAGCCCACGCCACTGACCTGCATCGTCAGACATGTACTCACTAA
- a CDS encoding thermostable hemolysin, which produces MRIQVAKRNTQLWKSAVEFVKRRYMKSFNAIIEPSPEYFLIVLQNNDSIQSCAGFSFAKSGPLLSECYLDSTCEETLSSITNTRIERDCIVEVGSTASINPVAGQTLFNMLSVVTWCMGARYLLCTCTPHLIKVMGNCNVRVNKICDADPQRMTSQAEVEWGSYYDQTPITGYIKLGEMERHYHETVLKTVFRLDVQSEQAA; this is translated from the coding sequence ATGCGCATTCAAGTAGCCAAACGCAATACCCAACTCTGGAAGTCCGCCGTTGAATTTGTAAAACGTCGGTACATGAAATCCTTTAATGCCATCATCGAGCCATCTCCCGAGTACTTTTTAATCGTTTTACAAAACAATGACTCCATTCAGTCTTGTGCAGGTTTTAGTTTTGCCAAGTCAGGCCCTCTGTTGTCCGAGTGCTATCTGGACTCAACGTGCGAGGAGACACTGTCCAGCATCACCAACACCCGGATCGAACGCGACTGCATCGTCGAAGTCGGCAGTACCGCGTCGATCAATCCGGTTGCCGGCCAGACCTTGTTCAACATGCTCTCGGTGGTGACCTGGTGCATGGGCGCACGCTACCTGCTGTGCACCTGCACCCCCCACTTGATCAAAGTGATGGGCAACTGCAACGTCAGGGTCAACAAGATCTGCGATGCCGACCCGCAACGCATGACCTCCCAAGCGGAAGTCGAATGGGGCTCCTACTACGACCAGACGCCTATCACCGGTTACATCAAGCTGGGCGAGATGGAGCGTCACTACCACGAGACCGTCCTCAAGACCGTATTCCGACTCGACGTGCAGAGCGAGCAAGCAGCATGA